The following proteins come from a genomic window of Candidatus Babeliales bacterium:
- a CDS encoding nucleotide pyrophosphohydrolase has product MEDTKVTVQVLKDAIKKVADERDWNRFHSPRNLSMAISVEASELMEKFLWLDDVQAREELQNNRQEIEDELADVVIAALSFCNNANINLASAVIKKIEEISKKYPVEKAKGRFVKYTKL; this is encoded by the coding sequence ATGGAAGATACTAAAGTAACAGTTCAAGTACTCAAAGATGCAATAAAAAAGGTAGCTGATGAGCGGGATTGGAATCGGTTTCATTCTCCGCGTAATTTGAGTATGGCTATTTCAGTAGAAGCATCAGAATTAATGGAAAAGTTCTTGTGGTTAGATGATGTGCAAGCGCGTGAAGAGTTGCAAAATAATCGGCAAGAGATAGAAGATGAGTTAGCGGACGTGGTTATTGCCGCGTTATCTTTTTGCAACAATGCAAACATAAATCTGGCCTCAGCAGTGATAAAAAAAATAGAAGAGATCAGTAAAAAGTATCCCGTTGAGAAGGCAAAAGGCCGTTTTGTTAAATATACAAAGTTGTAA